Proteins from a single region of Amorphus orientalis:
- the ppdK gene encoding pyruvate, phosphate dikinase encodes MHKWVYTFGDGAAEGTAGMRDLLGGKGANLAEMSNSGVPVPPGFTITTEVCTHFTKTDGTYPDELKAQVEDALDKVGKTTGRRFGDMSKPLLVSVRSGARVSMPGMMDTVLNLGLNDDTVGALAEDAGDARFAYDSYRRFIQMYGDVVMGLEHHDFEAILETYKDEKSLNLDTDLTADDWQTIIERYKQLVVDQLGKPFPQDPRDQLWGAIGAVFGSWMNARAITYRRLHQIPESWGTAVNVQAMVFGNMGDTSATGVAFTRNPSTGENKLYGEFLVNAQGEDVVAGIRTPQAITEEARMESSAPEKPSLEQAMPEAFQEFRDICNRLERHYREMQDVEFTIERGKLWMLQTRSGKRTAKAALKIAVDMVDEGLITEEEAVTRVDPASLDQLLHPTIDPAAERNVVATGLPASPGAASGEIVFSSDEAERLANQGKAVILVRIETSPEDIHGMHAAEGILTTRGGMTSHAAVVARGMGKPCVSGAGGIRVDYQAGTLTSAGKTLKAGEIITIDGANGQVLAGSVPMLKPELSGDFARLMEWADKVRRMRVRTNAETPADARAARDFGAEGIGLCRTEHMFFDAERIGDMREMIVADTEEGRRAALDKLLPMQRSDFVELFEIMAGLPVTIRLLDPPLHEFLPKSPEEIEEVASAIGVSKTKLKRRLEQLEEFNPMLGHRGCRLAVSYPEIAEMQARAIFEAAVEAGKRTGNPVRPEIMIPLVGLKAELDIVKARIDAVAETVAKEAGQEIQYDVGTMVELPRACLIADKIAESAHFFSFGTNDLTQTTFGISRDDAASFLPTYQAQNIFETDPFVSMDIEGVGALVKIGVERGRQTRPDIKLGICGEHGGDPASIAFCETVGLDYVSCSPFRVPIARLAAAQAALKAMKA; translated from the coding sequence ATGCACAAGTGGGTCTACACGTTCGGTGACGGAGCTGCCGAAGGCACCGCCGGAATGCGTGATCTCCTCGGTGGCAAGGGTGCGAACCTTGCCGAGATGTCGAACAGCGGCGTGCCGGTTCCGCCCGGCTTTACGATCACCACCGAGGTCTGCACTCACTTCACCAAGACCGACGGCACCTATCCGGACGAACTCAAGGCACAGGTCGAGGACGCGCTGGACAAGGTCGGCAAGACCACCGGCCGCCGCTTCGGCGACATGAGCAAGCCGCTGCTCGTATCGGTCCGGTCCGGCGCCCGGGTCTCCATGCCTGGCATGATGGACACCGTGCTCAATCTGGGGCTCAACGACGACACCGTCGGAGCGCTGGCCGAAGATGCCGGCGATGCCCGGTTCGCCTACGATTCCTATCGCCGCTTCATCCAGATGTACGGCGACGTGGTGATGGGTCTGGAGCACCACGATTTCGAGGCAATCCTCGAAACCTACAAAGATGAGAAGAGCCTCAATCTCGACACCGATCTGACGGCGGACGACTGGCAGACGATCATCGAGCGCTACAAGCAGCTCGTCGTCGACCAGCTCGGCAAGCCCTTTCCCCAGGATCCGCGGGACCAGCTCTGGGGCGCCATCGGCGCCGTGTTCGGGTCCTGGATGAACGCGCGCGCGATCACCTATCGCCGGCTTCACCAGATCCCCGAGAGCTGGGGGACCGCCGTGAACGTCCAGGCCATGGTGTTCGGCAACATGGGCGACACCTCGGCCACCGGCGTCGCGTTCACCCGCAACCCGTCGACCGGCGAAAACAAGCTCTACGGCGAGTTCCTGGTCAACGCCCAGGGCGAGGACGTGGTCGCCGGCATCCGCACGCCCCAGGCGATCACCGAGGAAGCGCGGATGGAATCGAGCGCCCCGGAGAAGCCGTCGCTGGAGCAGGCGATGCCGGAGGCGTTCCAGGAATTCCGGGACATCTGCAACCGGCTCGAGCGCCACTACCGGGAAATGCAGGACGTTGAGTTCACCATCGAACGCGGCAAGCTGTGGATGCTGCAGACGCGCAGCGGCAAGCGGACGGCCAAGGCGGCCCTGAAGATCGCGGTCGACATGGTCGACGAAGGCCTGATCACGGAGGAAGAGGCCGTCACCCGCGTCGATCCGGCCTCCCTCGATCAGCTTCTGCATCCGACGATCGATCCCGCCGCCGAACGCAACGTGGTGGCCACCGGACTGCCGGCGTCTCCGGGGGCGGCGTCCGGCGAGATCGTCTTCTCCTCCGATGAGGCGGAGCGGCTCGCCAACCAGGGCAAGGCGGTGATCCTGGTGCGCATCGAAACCAGCCCAGAAGACATCCACGGCATGCATGCGGCCGAAGGCATCCTGACCACCCGCGGCGGCATGACCAGCCATGCGGCCGTGGTGGCCCGCGGCATGGGCAAGCCGTGCGTCTCGGGTGCGGGCGGCATCCGGGTCGACTACCAGGCCGGGACGCTCACGTCGGCCGGAAAGACCCTGAAGGCCGGCGAGATCATCACCATCGACGGTGCCAACGGCCAGGTGCTGGCCGGCTCGGTTCCGATGCTGAAGCCGGAACTGTCCGGCGACTTCGCGCGGCTGATGGAGTGGGCCGACAAGGTGCGCCGGATGCGGGTGCGCACCAATGCCGAAACCCCGGCCGATGCCCGGGCTGCCCGCGACTTCGGGGCCGAGGGGATCGGGCTGTGCCGGACGGAGCACATGTTCTTCGATGCCGAGCGCATCGGCGACATGCGCGAGATGATCGTGGCTGACACCGAGGAGGGACGTCGCGCCGCGCTCGACAAGCTCCTGCCGATGCAGCGCTCCGACTTCGTCGAGCTGTTCGAGATCATGGCGGGGCTTCCGGTCACCATCCGGCTTCTCGATCCGCCGCTTCACGAGTTCCTTCCCAAGAGCCCGGAGGAGATCGAGGAGGTCGCCTCGGCCATCGGCGTCTCCAAGACCAAGCTGAAGCGGCGTCTGGAGCAGCTGGAGGAATTCAACCCGATGCTGGGCCATCGCGGCTGCCGGCTGGCGGTTTCCTATCCGGAGATTGCCGAGATGCAGGCGCGGGCGATCTTCGAGGCGGCCGTCGAGGCCGGCAAGCGGACCGGCAATCCCGTCCGTCCGGAGATCATGATCCCGCTGGTGGGCCTGAAGGCCGAACTGGATATCGTGAAGGCCCGGATCGACGCGGTGGCCGAGACCGTCGCCAAGGAGGCTGGGCAGGAGATCCAGTACGACGTGGGCACGATGGTGGAACTGCCGCGGGCCTGTCTGATCGCCGACAAGATCGCCGAAAGCGCCCACTTCTTCTCGTTCGGCACCAACGACCTGACCCAGACCACCTTCGGTATCTCGCGTGACGATGCGGCGTCGTTCCTGCCCACCTATCAGGCGCAGAACATCTTCGAGACGGATCCGTTCGTGTCGATGGATATCGAGGGCGTCGGCGCGCTGGTGAAGATCGGCGTCGAGCGCGGCCGCCAGACGCGGCCGGACATCAAGCTCGGCATCTGCGGCGAGCATGGCGGCGATCCGGCGTCCATCGCCTTCTGCGAAACGGTGGGGCTCGATTACGTGTCGTGCTCGCCGTTCCGGGTGCCGATCGCGCGGCTGGCTGCCGCCCAGGCCGCCCTGAAGGCGATGAAGGCGTAG
- a CDS encoding PACE efflux transporter, producing the protein MRSVADRIRHTLSFEIIGLALVTPLGTLVIDKPLVDIGAVALGSSVVATAWNYIYNLGFDTALLRLRGDPRKTVPLRVVHALLFEAGLLLILLPLIAWYLGISLWQALVMDLFFVAFYIVYAFIFNWLYDLVFPIPMEPTSRSG; encoded by the coding sequence ATGCGTTCGGTTGCCGACCGGATCCGTCACACATTGTCCTTCGAGATCATCGGCCTGGCGCTCGTCACGCCGCTGGGTACGCTCGTGATCGACAAGCCGTTGGTCGATATCGGCGCCGTCGCGTTGGGCAGCTCGGTCGTCGCGACGGCCTGGAACTACATCTACAATCTCGGCTTCGACACTGCGCTCCTGCGTCTGCGCGGCGACCCGCGGAAAACAGTTCCGCTGCGTGTCGTTCACGCACTGCTGTTTGAAGCCGGCCTGCTCCTGATCCTGCTGCCCCTGATCGCCTGGTATCTGGGGATCAGCCTCTGGCAGGCGCTGGTGATGGACCTCTTCTTCGTCGCCTTTTACATCGTCTACGCCTTCATCTTTAACTGGCTGTATGACCTGGTGTTTCCGATTCCCATGGAGCCGACATCCCGATCCGGCTGA
- a CDS encoding MBL fold metallo-hydrolase, whose protein sequence is MNSLKFTILGCGSSGGVPRIGNDWGACDPANPKNRRRRCSLLVERRSETGVTTVLIDTGPDLREQINDAGAGSLDAVFYTHAHADHIHGIDDLRGLALKERKRVDVYLDHSTSARAHKAFDYCFVTPEGSGYPPILNEHRLHPGTPVAVRGPGGVVTVLPFQQHHGDIDSLGFRIGNVAYSSDLHDLPAASLDHLKGLDVWMVDALRYTPHRSHFTVAEALGWIERLKVKRGILTNLHLDLDFDTLAAELPEGVEPAYDMMTFEVALSG, encoded by the coding sequence ATGAATAGCTTGAAATTCACGATCCTGGGCTGCGGCTCGTCCGGCGGTGTCCCGCGCATCGGCAACGACTGGGGCGCGTGCGATCCGGCAAACCCGAAGAACCGGCGCAGGCGCTGCTCGCTGCTGGTCGAACGCCGCTCGGAAACCGGCGTGACGACCGTGCTGATCGACACGGGTCCGGACCTGCGCGAACAGATCAACGACGCTGGCGCCGGCAGCCTGGACGCCGTCTTCTACACGCACGCGCACGCGGATCATATTCACGGCATCGACGACCTGCGCGGCCTGGCTCTCAAGGAGCGCAAGCGGGTGGACGTCTATCTCGACCATTCCACGTCGGCGCGCGCCCACAAGGCGTTCGACTACTGCTTCGTCACGCCCGAAGGCTCCGGCTATCCGCCGATCCTGAACGAACACCGGCTGCACCCTGGAACGCCCGTTGCGGTGCGCGGACCTGGCGGCGTCGTGACGGTCCTGCCGTTCCAGCAGCATCACGGTGACATCGATTCACTCGGCTTCCGGATCGGCAATGTGGCGTACTCCAGCGATCTCCACGACCTGCCGGCCGCGAGCCTGGACCACCTCAAGGGCCTCGATGTCTGGATGGTCGACGCGCTGCGCTATACGCCGCACCGCAGCCATTTCACCGTTGCCGAGGCGCTCGGCTGGATCGAACGTCTGAAGGTGAAGCGCGGCATCCTCACCAATCTCCATCTCGACCTCGACTTCGACACGCTGGCGGCCGAGCTGCCGGAAGGCGTCGAACCGGCCTACGACATGATGACCTTCGAGGTCGCGCTTTCCGGCTGA
- a CDS encoding TatD family hydrolase: MIVDSHCHLDFPDFADERDAIIERARAAGVGTMVTISTRVAKFDQVREVAEAYPDVFCSVGTHPHNAGEETDVTTEMLVDLARHPKVVAIGEAGLDYHYDYSPREAQAEGFRRHIAAARETGLPLVIHAREADEDVARILKTAHDEDGPFPAILHCFSSGRSLAMTGVELGLYVSFSGILTFKTAEEIREVARDVPADRLLVETDAPYLAPVPFRGKRNEPAFVAKTADVLADVRGVSSEEIAAITTDNFFRLFSKVPRPAVQ; the protein is encoded by the coding sequence ATGATTGTCGACAGTCACTGCCATCTCGATTTCCCGGACTTCGCGGACGAGCGCGATGCGATCATTGAACGCGCCCGTGCCGCTGGCGTCGGCACGATGGTCACCATCTCCACGCGCGTCGCGAAATTCGATCAGGTGAGGGAGGTCGCGGAGGCCTATCCCGACGTGTTCTGCTCCGTCGGCACGCATCCGCACAACGCCGGCGAAGAGACCGATGTCACGACCGAGATGCTGGTCGATCTGGCGCGGCACCCGAAGGTGGTCGCCATCGGGGAGGCGGGTCTCGACTATCACTACGACTATTCGCCACGCGAGGCCCAGGCGGAAGGCTTCCGGCGTCATATCGCGGCCGCGCGGGAGACCGGACTGCCACTGGTCATCCATGCGCGGGAAGCCGACGAGGACGTGGCCCGGATCCTGAAAACCGCCCATGACGAGGACGGTCCGTTTCCGGCGATCCTCCATTGTTTCTCGTCGGGCCGGAGCCTCGCGATGACCGGGGTCGAGCTCGGTCTGTATGTCTCGTTCTCCGGCATCCTCACGTTCAAGACCGCCGAAGAGATCCGGGAAGTCGCCCGCGACGTACCGGCAGACAGACTGCTGGTGGAAACGGACGCGCCCTATCTCGCACCCGTACCGTTTCGGGGTAAGCGGAACGAGCCGGCCTTCGTCGCGAAGACCGCCGATGTGCTCGCCGATGTCCGGGGTGTCTCGTCAGAGGAGATAGCGGCCATCACGACTGATAATTTTTTCCGGTTGTTCTCGAAGGTTCCGCGGCCGGCGGTCCAATGA
- the mazG gene encoding nucleoside triphosphate pyrophosphohydrolase has translation MTPSRDIATLLAIMARLRDPDTGCPWDVKQSFETIVPYTIEEAYEVADAVQQGDREDLRDELGDLLLQVVFHAQMADEEGAFDFGGVVEAITEKLVRRHPHVFGDARDLPPERVKALWDEIKAEEKRLKAERSPQTGQVSSSSLDGVPLALPALTRAEKLQKKAAKVGFDWGAPAPVIAKIREEIEELEAEIEAGPPAQQRIGEEIGDLLFAVANLARHLDVDPEAALRGTNEKFRRRFTHIETALADDGRRPEDATLEEMEAHWQAAKARERAD, from the coding sequence ATGACCCCTTCGCGCGATATCGCAACCCTGCTCGCCATCATGGCCCGTCTCAGGGACCCGGACACCGGCTGCCCCTGGGACGTCAAGCAGTCGTTCGAAACGATCGTGCCCTATACGATCGAGGAAGCCTACGAGGTGGCCGACGCCGTGCAGCAGGGCGACCGGGAAGATCTCAGGGACGAGCTTGGCGATCTCCTGCTTCAGGTGGTCTTCCACGCCCAGATGGCCGACGAGGAAGGCGCCTTCGATTTCGGCGGCGTGGTGGAAGCCATCACTGAGAAGCTCGTGCGCCGTCACCCGCACGTCTTCGGGGATGCACGCGATCTTCCGCCCGAGCGCGTCAAGGCGCTCTGGGACGAGATCAAGGCCGAAGAAAAGCGCCTCAAGGCCGAGCGAAGCCCGCAGACCGGGCAGGTCTCGTCCAGCAGTCTCGACGGCGTGCCGCTTGCCCTGCCCGCTTTGACCCGGGCGGAGAAGCTGCAGAAGAAGGCCGCCAAGGTGGGCTTCGACTGGGGTGCTCCGGCCCCGGTCATCGCCAAGATCCGCGAGGAGATCGAGGAACTTGAGGCGGAGATCGAGGCGGGTCCCCCGGCGCAGCAGCGGATCGGCGAAGAGATCGGCGATCTTCTGTTTGCCGTCGCCAACCTCGCCCGCCATCTGGACGTGGATCCGGAAGCGGCGCTGCGCGGCACCAACGAGAAGTTCCGCCGCCGCTTTACCCATATCGAAACCGCGCTCGCAGACGACGGCCGACGGCCCGAGGACGCGACGCTGGAAGAAATGGAAGCCCACTGGCAGGCGGCCAAGGCCCGGGAAAGGGCAGACTGA
- the metG gene encoding methionine--tRNA ligase, producing MTDRPAYYITTAISYPNGAPHIGHAYEVIATDALARFKRLDGYDVFFLTGTDEHGQKMQQTAAREGISAREFADRQAPRFAAMAAELNCSNDDFIRTTEPRHAAASQAIWERMAEAGDIYKDSYSGWYSVRDEAYYQENETVLGDDGVRRGPQGTPVEWVEEESYFFRLSAYQEPLLAHYRDNPAFIGPDERRNEVVRFVEGGLRDLSISRTTFDWGVPVPGDDRHVMYVWVDALTNYLTGIGYPDTDSASYKRFWPADLHVIGKDIIRFHTVYWPAFLMSAGLPLPKRVYGHGFLFNRGEKMSKSVGNVIDPFALSETYGVDQLRYFFLREVPFGQDGNYSHDAIVGRINADLANDLGNLAQRSLSMIAKHCEGRVPEYGAFSSADEEILAAADALLETCRKAIEVQALHTALAAIFQVVADANRYFAASEPWALRKSDPERMKTVLYVTAEVLRQVGILMQPITPAAAGRLLSILGLADDRRSFSELAGAGRLSPGGALPKPEPVFPRFVEPETE from the coding sequence ATGACCGATCGCCCTGCGTATTACATCACGACCGCCATTTCCTATCCGAACGGTGCGCCCCATATCGGCCATGCGTATGAGGTGATCGCCACCGACGCGCTGGCCCGGTTCAAGCGCCTCGACGGCTATGACGTCTTCTTCCTGACCGGCACCGACGAGCACGGCCAGAAGATGCAGCAGACCGCGGCCCGCGAAGGTATCAGCGCACGCGAGTTCGCCGATCGGCAGGCGCCGCGTTTCGCGGCGATGGCGGCCGAGCTCAACTGCTCCAACGATGATTTCATCCGCACCACGGAGCCGCGCCATGCCGCGGCCAGCCAGGCGATCTGGGAGCGGATGGCAGAGGCCGGCGACATCTACAAGGACAGCTACTCCGGCTGGTACTCGGTTCGCGACGAGGCCTACTACCAGGAAAACGAGACGGTCCTTGGCGACGATGGCGTGCGCCGCGGCCCCCAGGGCACGCCTGTGGAATGGGTCGAGGAGGAAAGCTACTTCTTCCGGCTCTCCGCCTATCAGGAACCGCTGCTTGCGCACTACCGGGACAACCCGGCCTTCATCGGTCCCGACGAGCGGCGCAACGAGGTGGTCCGGTTCGTGGAGGGCGGCCTGAGAGACCTCTCGATCTCCCGCACGACCTTCGACTGGGGCGTTCCCGTGCCCGGCGACGACCGCCACGTGATGTATGTGTGGGTCGACGCGCTGACCAACTACCTGACCGGTATCGGCTATCCCGATACCGATTCGGCGTCCTACAAGCGGTTCTGGCCGGCCGACCTGCACGTGATCGGCAAGGACATCATCCGCTTCCACACCGTCTACTGGCCCGCCTTCCTGATGTCGGCCGGACTTCCGCTGCCCAAACGCGTCTACGGACACGGCTTCCTGTTCAATCGCGGGGAGAAGATGTCCAAGTCGGTGGGCAACGTGATCGATCCGTTCGCCCTGTCGGAGACTTACGGCGTCGACCAGCTGCGCTATTTCTTCCTGCGCGAGGTCCCGTTCGGACAGGACGGCAACTATTCCCACGATGCGATCGTCGGCCGCATCAACGCCGATCTCGCCAACGATCTCGGCAATCTGGCTCAGCGTTCACTGTCCATGATCGCGAAACACTGCGAGGGCAGGGTGCCGGAATACGGTGCCTTCTCGTCGGCCGACGAGGAAATCCTGGCCGCCGCCGACGCGCTTCTGGAGACCTGCCGGAAGGCGATCGAGGTCCAGGCGCTCCATACCGCCCTGGCCGCGATCTTCCAGGTGGTTGCCGATGCCAACCGGTACTTCGCGGCGAGTGAACCCTGGGCGCTGCGCAAGAGCGATCCGGAGCGGATGAAGACCGTCCTCTACGTGACCGCGGAGGTGCTGCGGCAGGTTGGCATCCTGATGCAGCCGATCACGCCGGCAGCGGCCGGCCGGCTGCTTTCCATTCTCGGCCTCGCCGACGATCGCCGCAGCTTCTCGGAGCTCGCCGGTGCGGGCCGTCTTTCGCCCGGCGGGGCTCTGCCCAAACCCGAACCCGTCTTTCCCCGGTTCGTGGAACCGGAAACCGAATAG
- a CDS encoding ArgK/MeaB family GTPase, whose protein sequence is MATDLTLDAIRDAGKAGVARALAAVERRDGAIRQAALLDAALRDPKGLVLGLTGPPGVGKSTLTNVLIADARARGRSVAVIAVDPSSRRTMGALLGDRTRLRTNPDDDQVFVRSFAARDRLGGLSDSAIAATVLMRALFDLVIVETVGIGQSEADIALVADTVVLCVQPGSGDSLQFMKAGVMELPDVVAVTKADLGAPAKRARADVEGALSLAAEFSDWHPRVLTLSATTASGLEALHAAVDEHQAWLAEEGRLAHRRREQEEAWVVDAVRDRFGTAGLALWSTIDRGAAAASPFRRIAEASATLGSKLDPG, encoded by the coding sequence ATGGCAACGGACCTCACACTCGATGCGATCCGCGACGCCGGAAAAGCCGGCGTCGCCCGGGCGCTGGCGGCCGTCGAACGGCGCGACGGCGCGATCCGTCAGGCCGCCCTTCTGGACGCTGCCCTGCGCGATCCGAAAGGGCTGGTCCTTGGGCTCACCGGTCCGCCGGGCGTCGGCAAGTCGACCCTGACGAACGTGCTGATCGCCGATGCGCGGGCGCGGGGCCGGTCCGTCGCGGTGATCGCCGTGGATCCGTCGTCCCGGCGGACGATGGGCGCGCTTCTCGGCGACCGGACCCGGCTGCGGACGAACCCGGACGACGATCAGGTGTTCGTCCGCTCCTTCGCCGCCCGCGACCGGCTGGGCGGCCTGTCCGATTCGGCGATCGCGGCAACGGTTCTGATGCGGGCCCTGTTCGATCTCGTCATTGTCGAGACGGTGGGGATCGGGCAGTCGGAAGCGGACATCGCGCTGGTGGCCGACACCGTCGTTCTGTGCGTTCAGCCCGGTTCGGGCGATTCGCTTCAGTTCATGAAGGCCGGGGTGATGGAGCTGCCCGACGTGGTCGCCGTCACCAAGGCGGATCTCGGCGCACCGGCGAAGCGGGCCCGCGCCGACGTGGAAGGCGCGCTCTCCCTCGCGGCTGAATTCAGCGACTGGCACCCGCGCGTGCTGACCCTGTCCGCCACCACTGCCAGCGGCCTCGAGGCGCTGCACGCCGCCGTGGACGAACACCAGGCATGGCTCGCTGAAGAGGGCCGGCTTGCGCATCGCAGGCGGGAGCAGGAGGAGGCGTGGGTGGTCGACGCGGTGCGTGATCGCTTCGGCACCGCCGGGCTGGCGCTCTGGTCGACCATCGACAGGGGCGCGGCGGCGGCATCACCCTTTCGACGCATTGCCGAGGCATCTGCCACCCTTGGTTCGAAACTCGACCCGGGGTGA
- a CDS encoding SelT/SelW/SelH family protein translates to MSEKPHVTITYCRQCNWLLRSAWMAQELLSTFSEELGAVTLVPATGGAFRIEVDGALIWERVQDGGFPDVKALKGRVRDLVDPDRDLGHVDRTKPATGPDETA, encoded by the coding sequence ATGTCCGAAAAGCCGCATGTGACCATCACCTACTGCCGCCAGTGCAACTGGCTGCTCCGCTCGGCCTGGATGGCGCAGGAACTGCTCTCCACCTTTTCCGAGGAACTCGGCGCCGTCACGCTGGTGCCGGCCACCGGCGGGGCATTCCGCATCGAGGTCGACGGAGCGCTGATCTGGGAACGGGTTCAAGATGGCGGCTTCCCGGACGTGAAGGCGCTCAAGGGGCGGGTGCGCGACCTGGTGGACCCGGACCGCGATCTGGGCCATGTGGATCGGACCAAGCCCGCAACCGGACCCGACGAGACGGCATGA
- a CDS encoding asparaginase, translating to MTNPVLIEVTRGDLVESQHRGTVAIVGGGGALHLGLGATDLPVFPRSAVKIFQALPLVESGAADAFGLSDAELALACASHDGEEGHVACAHSILSKVGLDESALACGTQWPARGEDQDRIRRAGKEPSAAHNNCSGKHAGFLCACVHNGWPVEGYETRDHPLQRQIHDILEEMTGATLSDDVCAIDGCSIPTWAIPPERLALAFARAASGRDLSEQRMAALTRLRKACAAHPFEVDATGGFCTEVMTRFREKVYVKVGAEGVFCAALPDRKLGVAIKIDDGGTRGSEAAMATVLQALLAETEEDRAFLDRWARTPVETRRGVKAGTVRPGDDFSHAIRKLEDTSAC from the coding sequence ATGACCAATCCCGTTCTCATCGAAGTGACCCGCGGCGATCTGGTGGAGAGCCAGCACCGCGGTACGGTGGCGATCGTCGGCGGCGGCGGAGCGCTGCACCTCGGTCTCGGGGCGACGGACCTGCCGGTCTTTCCCCGATCCGCCGTGAAGATCTTCCAGGCGCTTCCCCTCGTGGAGAGCGGCGCGGCCGATGCGTTCGGCCTCAGCGATGCGGAGCTCGCGCTGGCGTGTGCGTCCCACGACGGCGAAGAGGGCCATGTCGCCTGCGCCCATTCGATCCTGTCGAAGGTTGGGCTGGACGAAAGCGCCCTCGCCTGCGGCACCCAGTGGCCGGCGCGCGGCGAGGATCAGGATCGCATCCGCCGGGCCGGCAAAGAGCCGAGCGCGGCCCACAACAACTGTTCCGGCAAGCACGCCGGCTTTCTGTGTGCCTGCGTCCACAACGGATGGCCCGTCGAAGGCTATGAGACGCGCGACCACCCGCTCCAGCGCCAAATCCACGACATTCTCGAGGAGATGACCGGGGCAACGCTTTCGGACGATGTGTGTGCGATCGACGGCTGCTCGATCCCGACCTGGGCGATCCCGCCCGAGCGGCTGGCCCTCGCCTTCGCCCGGGCGGCCAGCGGCCGGGATCTCTCGGAGCAGCGCATGGCGGCGCTGACGCGGCTTCGAAAAGCCTGTGCAGCCCATCCGTTCGAGGTCGACGCCACAGGCGGGTTCTGCACCGAGGTCATGACCCGCTTCCGCGAGAAGGTCTATGTGAAGGTCGGGGCCGAAGGCGTCTTCTGTGCCGCCCTGCCCGATCGCAAGCTCGGCGTTGCCATCAAGATCGACGACGGCGGAACCCGGGGGTCCGAGGCGGCCATGGCCACCGTTCTTCAGGCGCTTCTGGCCGAGACCGAGGAGGACCGCGCCTTTCTCGATCGATGGGCACGCACGCCCGTCGAAACCCGCCGCGGCGTCAAGGCCGGAACGGTCCGGCCCGGTGACGATTTCTCTCACGCAATCAGGAAGTTGGAAGACACTTCTGCGTGCTGA
- a CDS encoding cell wall hydrolase: MRLIARRLPLSAAALMLIGGQVGQQDVVAYMLSQKDAPRYMARIVAAPYGESMEPTFVYSREDGSAKAGRGAQVALAGSGEFEHLGLAEAKVDLSVETLSVRTGKAGKGDLLADVKPALAERDLGAGSVATAVSLLSAGSSRDFPRVSFVQPRVFDGAGGAQSLLAAASTGVENDADAAAAGARFMAAASAATSASLVSAYAPAGGVDLNAPFESLLGAPGTAKAPGPLDHWWSDRPLPKEVRDERQVKCLAEAIYFEARSESRLGQMGVAQVVMNRVKNPAYPDTICGVVYQNKSWFNRCQFSFACDRVRDVVRDQHSWSTAMEIAEGYTNETMWLPEIGASTHYHATYVKPKWAPTMKRLERIGDHVFYLTFGGDWT, encoded by the coding sequence ATGCGTCTTATCGCCCGCCGTCTGCCGCTCTCCGCGGCGGCCCTGATGCTCATCGGCGGGCAGGTCGGCCAACAGGACGTTGTCGCCTACATGCTCTCCCAGAAGGACGCGCCGCGCTACATGGCGCGGATCGTCGCCGCGCCCTACGGCGAATCGATGGAGCCCACCTTCGTCTATTCCCGAGAGGACGGTAGCGCGAAGGCCGGGCGAGGTGCCCAGGTCGCACTCGCCGGCTCCGGCGAGTTCGAGCATCTCGGACTGGCCGAGGCGAAGGTCGACCTTTCGGTCGAGACCCTCTCCGTGCGTACCGGGAAAGCCGGGAAGGGCGACCTTCTGGCCGACGTCAAACCCGCACTGGCCGAGCGCGATCTCGGCGCCGGTTCGGTGGCGACCGCCGTCAGTCTTCTGAGTGCGGGATCCTCGCGGGACTTTCCGCGTGTTTCGTTCGTTCAGCCGCGCGTGTTCGACGGGGCCGGCGGCGCGCAGAGCCTGCTGGCAGCCGCCAGTACAGGCGTCGAGAACGATGCGGATGCGGCGGCAGCCGGTGCCCGCTTCATGGCCGCGGCGAGCGCTGCGACGAGTGCGTCGCTGGTCTCCGCTTACGCGCCGGCTGGCGGCGTCGATCTGAATGCCCCGTTCGAGTCCCTTCTCGGCGCGCCGGGGACGGCCAAGGCTCCCGGTCCGCTCGACCACTGGTGGTCCGACCGTCCGCTTCCGAAGGAGGTGCGCGACGAGCGTCAGGTCAAATGCCTGGCGGAGGCCATCTATTTCGAGGCGCGCAGCGAAAGCCGTCTGGGCCAGATGGGTGTCGCCCAGGTGGTGATGAACCGGGTGAAGAACCCCGCCTATCCCGACACGATCTGCGGCGTGGTCTACCAGAACAAGAGCTGGTTCAATCGCTGCCAGTTCTCCTTCGCCTGCGACCGCGTCCGGGACGTCGTCCGCGACCAGCATTCCTGGAGCACGGCGATGGAGATCGCCGAAGGCTACACGAACGAGACCATGTGGCTGCCGGAGATCGGCGCGTCGACGCACTACCATGCGACCTACGTGAAGCCGAAGTGGGCGCCGACGATGAAGCGCCTCGAGCGGATCGGCGATCACGTCTTCTATCTGACGTTCGGCGGCGACTGGACCTGA